In Marinobacter salsuginis, one DNA window encodes the following:
- a CDS encoding zinc ribbon domain-containing protein YjdM: protein MSQLPPCPQCSSEYTYEDGVQLVCPECGHEWSEAEAAAADAAKVIRDANGNELQDGDTVTVIKDLKVKGSSSVVKVGTKVKNIRLVDGDHDIDCKIDGIGAMKLKSEFVKKA, encoded by the coding sequence ATGTCGCAGCTTCCCCCATGCCCGCAGTGCAGTTCCGAGTACACCTATGAGGACGGCGTTCAACTGGTTTGTCCCGAGTGTGGACACGAGTGGTCTGAGGCGGAGGCTGCGGCTGCGGACGCCGCGAAGGTGATTCGGGACGCGAACGGCAATGAGCTTCAGGATGGTGATACGGTTACGGTCATTAAGGATCTGAAGGTAAAGGGCTCCAGTTCCGTGGTTAAAGTTGGCACCAAGGTGAAGAATATCCGCCTGGTGGACGGTGATCACGACATCGACTGCAAGATCGATGGGATTGGTGCCATGAAACTGAAGTCGGAATTTGTCAAGAAGGCCTGA
- a CDS encoding histidine phosphatase family protein, translating into MINRILLSGFLTLLFSLPAVAADSNEEAWDALRDGRAVLMLRHALAPGTGDPGNFDLNDCSTQRNLNDVGREQARAWKPFLADHGITEARVFSSQWCRCMDTATGMNMGDVTEWPSLNSFFRNRGDGPTQTRQTISLVNQLEEGAPVILVSHQVNITGLTGIFPSSNEGAIIALPLSEDPTVLARVSPGR; encoded by the coding sequence ATGATTAATCGAATTCTGCTTTCAGGTTTTTTAACTCTTCTGTTTTCTTTACCGGCCGTTGCTGCTGATAGCAACGAAGAAGCCTGGGACGCTCTGAGAGACGGGCGGGCTGTTCTGATGCTGCGTCATGCATTGGCACCAGGGACTGGGGACCCGGGTAACTTTGACCTTAACGATTGCAGCACCCAGCGGAATCTGAACGACGTCGGTCGGGAACAGGCCCGGGCGTGGAAGCCGTTTCTGGCGGACCATGGGATTACCGAAGCGCGGGTGTTCAGCAGTCAGTGGTGTCGCTGTATGGATACCGCTACCGGAATGAACATGGGGGACGTGACGGAGTGGCCGTCGTTGAATTCGTTTTTCCGGAATCGTGGCGACGGGCCGACTCAGACGCGGCAGACGATTTCTCTGGTGAACCAGCTCGAAGAAGGCGCGCCGGTTATTCTTGTGTCCCATCAGGTGAACATCACGGGGCTGACCGGGATCTTCCCCTCGTCGAACGAGGGGGCCATTATCGCCTTGCCTTTGTCGGAAGATCCCACGGTGCTGGCGCGCGTCTCGCCCGGACGTTGA